The following proteins come from a genomic window of Pyricularia oryzae 70-15 unplaced genomic scaffold supercont8.8_1, whole genome shotgun sequence:
- a CDS encoding alpha-amylase yields MPAPAGTPVPRPPSTHPDGRTGDMDPAAAPSTRNETLFQGFEWHLPADKRHWRRLINLIPSLAPLGITKLWIPPACKGGGGAWSNGYDVYDLYDLGQFDQKGSRATKWGPRTDLDELVRAAGDAGIEILFDAVLNHKAGADSTERVLATRVDPEDRRKQVDRPGEIEAWTKFDFPGRMDQYSSRRWNKAHFTGVDYDNATGEKAIWLFEGKKWAEDVNGEFGNYDYLSEFFKWAEWLNDQMLLGGLRLDAVKHISRGFVQELVAHFERLRDAQNKPPWFVVGEYFSDEVSDLDEYLEALDHRIRLFDVPLLKNFSRISFEPRPDLRTIFDGTLCASNPDNAVTFVASHDTQRGQTMDTPVAEWFVPIAYALILLRANTGTPCVFYGDLLGTLGPFPSPPVCGGQMLPKILQARKSHAHGRQIDYFASAQTIGFVRFGGLAVVMNTGWQYAVQKMFVGVERARERWVDLLMGARGEVLVDANGYGDFWVGPRGVAVWTLPYFIIGTRLEVDYKVVEMPSATRPRAFDPSASSVCHAAKAVKTQEILKHIPAVLMLEANAACAGRITVFGDTHVHDV; encoded by the exons ATGCCAGCTCCCGCAGGCACACCGGTCCCGCGGCCGCCTTCAACGCACCCCGACGGCCGCACCGGTGACATGGaccccgccgccgctccgTCGACGCGTAACGAGACCCTCTTTCAAGGCTTTGAGTGGCACCTCCCCGCCGACAAGCGTCACTGGCGTCGACTCATCAATCTCATACCCAGCCTTGCTCCTTTGGGCATCACCAAGCTTTGGATCCCACCGGCCTGcaagggcggcggtggtgcctGGAGCAACGGCTACGACGTCTACGATCTGTATGATCTGGGCCAGTTTGACCAGAAGGGCTCCAGGGCGACCAAGTGGGGCCCCAGGACCGACCTGGACGAGCTCGTCCGCGCCGCGGGGGACGCCGGCATTGAGATCCTGTTTGATGCCGTGCTGAACCACAAGGCCGGCGCGGATTCCACCGAGCGAGTGCTTGCCACGAGGGTGGACCCAGAGG ATCGCCGCAAACAGGTCGATCGCCCGGGAGAGATCGAGGCGTGGACCAAGTTCGACTTCCCAGGGCGCATGGATCAATATAGCTCCCGGCGGTGGAACAAGGCGCATTTCACAGGTGTCGACTATGACAATGCAACTGGTGAAAAGGCCATATGGTTGTTTGAGGGCAAGAAGTGGGCCGAGGATGTGAACGGGGAGTTTGGTAACTATGACTACCT GAGTGAGTTCTTCAAGTGGGCCGAGTGGCTCAACGATCAAATGTTGCTTGGCGGCCTTCGGCTGGACGCCGTCAAGCACATATCCAGGGGCTTCGTACAGGAGCTAGTCGCCCATTTTGAACGATTGCGAGACGCTCAGAACAAACCTCCATGGTTCGTCGTAGGGGAGTATTTTTCCGATGAAGTGAGCGATCTGGATGAGTACCTCGAGGCGCTCGACCACCGCATACGGTTGTTTGATGTCCCTCTCCTCAAAAATTTCTCACGTATCTCTTTCGAACCAAGGCCAGATCTCAGAACTATCTTTGACGGGACCTTGTGTGCAAGCAATCCGGATAACGCCGTG ACGTTCGTCGCCAGCCATGACACACAACGAGGTCAAACAATGGACACGCCGGTAGCCGAGTGGTTCGTCCCCATCGCCTACGCCCTCATTCTGCTCCGCGCAAACACAGGCACCCCTTGCGTCTTCTACGGCGATCTGCTAGGAACCCTCGGCCCCTTCCCCAGCCCGCCCGTCTGCGGTGGCCAGATGCTGCCCAAGATTCTGCAAGCTCGAAAGTCCCATGCGCATGGTCGGCAGATCGACTACTTTGCCAGCGCGCAGACCATAGGATTTGTGCGCTTCGGTGGCCTGGCGGTCGTGATGAATACCGGTTGGCAATATGCCGTCCAGAAGATGTTTGTCGGTGTCGAAAGAGCGAGGGAGAGGTGGGTGGATTTACTGATGGGCGCTCGAGGCGAGGTCCTCGTTGACGCCAATGGCTATGGCGACTTTTGGGTTGGACCCAGGGGTGTTGCTGTCTGG ACGCTACCATATTTTATCATCGGAACGCGTCTAGAGGTGGACTACAAGGTTGTTGAAATGCCGTCAGCAACTCGACCCAGGGCATTCGATCCATCCGCTTCATCAGTCTGCCATGCTGCTAA GGCCGTCAAGACACAGGAGATCCTCAAGCACATACCCGCAGTGCTGATGCTTGAGGCCAATGCCGCCTGT GCTGGCCGGATTACCGTGTTCGGCGACACACACGTCCACGACGTCTAG